Part of the Cupriavidus basilensis genome is shown below.
GCTATAGCCGCGCTCGCCCGGCGAACGGCCATGGCCGCGCGCGTCCCAGGCGAAGAAGGCGTGGCCGGGCAAGCCCAGTTCGTCCACCAGGTGGGCGATGCGGCCCGAATGCTCGTGCCCGCGGTGAAACAGCACAACGGCGCCCTGCGGCGCCTGGCCTGTGGCTGGCGCCACAGGCCAGTGGCGATAGAACAGCCGCTGGCCATCGTGGGTTTCGAATTGTGACTCAACAGCGGTACGGCCGGCTTGACTATCCACGTAGCATCACTCCACGGGTTGGGAAGACGATTTGGTGTGCGGGGCTGCCTGGGCACGGGCCTGGCGTGCCTGCTCGCCCTCGGCCACGCCGCGGCGCACCCGGTTGGCGATGGTCAGCAACGACAGCAGCGACAACATCACCCACAGCCAGTGAGCGGCATGCGCCAGGCTCAGCCCGAGGCCGGCCCATAAGCCCAGCGCGCCCAGCACCAGGGCCCGGTCGCTCTTGCCCAGGGGGCCGTCGTAGCGGCGGCTGGCACCGGCCAGCGGCCCGATCAGGCCAGCGCACTCGACGATGACGGCCAGCAGCGCAAACACCATGATCTCGCCGGCACCAAACGGCGCAACAAGGGCGAACGGCAGGATCAGCGCAATATCGGAGACGATGTCCCCAAGTTCGTTGAGATACGCGCCCAGCACGCTTTGCTGCCCGTGCTCGCGGGCCAGCATGCCGTCGATGGCGTTGAGCGCCATGCGCGCGAACAGCCAGAGCGGCATCAGCAGGAAGACGCCCGGCAGCCAGGCCAGCGCGGCCACCAGCGCCCCCACCACCAGTGACCCGCCAGCCGCCGCCAGCGTGACCTGGTTAGCGGTGACGCCGCGCGCAGCGAGGCGCTTCACCAATGGCCGCAGAAGGGCCTGGAACTTCGGTTTGATCTGGTACAGCGTCATGTTTCACGACCTTTTCAGGCCTTATGTCATTTTCGGTCGTCATTTTCGGCCATGGCATCCGCGCCCGCGGCCACCGGCCATGCCGGACCCGTTGTCCAGCCTCCCCGCAGCCGCCTTTGACGGCTGGATAGTGTGCTGCACGCCCGACAATCGGGCAAGCATAGCTTGATTGCGCGTTTTCGCCAATCATTAAGAATTTATGAGATTTTTGGCACATTTTCGACACAGTTTGGGCGTGCCTGGCCGAATTGCCCGCCAGGATTGGCGGGTAACGCCAGTTGGCAAAAGTTGGGGTGCTGCGGGAGGAAATTGCGCGAACTTCGAAGGCGTTGGAACTTGTGGAAATCACGCGGCAGCGGACCAGGAATGCCGCCGAGGCAACGTCCGCTGCATGACAGCATTGTCATGTGCCGGTCATGTTGTCGTGGGTGCCTGTTTCTTAGACTGCCAGCACGGTCGATCGAAAGAGATCGCCCGCCCCTCGAATCCTCGGAGAAAAGCAATGCGTACACTCAAGCAAGCCCTGCTCGCCACTGCGCTGGCCGCCACCCTTGGCGGTGTCGCCAGCCTCGCCAGCGCCGCCCCGCGCGGCGTGGACCCGTATCTCGATGGCGCGGCCACCGGCCAGGCGCGGGACATCTACACCCAGGGCGCCAACAAGCTCGGCCCGCGCGACCCGTTCACCGACGGCGCACGCAGCGGCACGCGGGACCCGTTCACCGACGGCGCGCGCAACGGCACCCGCGACTCGTTCAGCGACGGCGCATAAGCATCGGCGCCGAGCCGCGCCGATCAGCGTATCTCGCTGTAGATTTGCCTGGCTTCGTTGGCCGAAGCTAGCGGGCGCCCAAGCGTGCGCGCGCCTTCGGCCGCCTGCCCGACAAGTGCCGCGTTGCCTGGTGCGGTGCTGCCGTCGCGCAGCTTCAGGTTGTTCTCGAAGCCCACCCGCACGTGCCCGCCAAACGCGGCGGCCGTGGTCACGCAGGCATTCTCCTCGCGCCCGAAGGCGCAGATTGACCACGGCAACGCCCCGTCATAGACCTGCAGGAACGGCAGCAGGTCGCGCGGCGACGATACCTGCCCCGCCGAATACCGGCCCAGCACAAACAGCACCGACCACGCGCCCGGCGGCACCAGCCCGCGCGCGCGCAGCGCCTGCCAGCGCGCCACGTCGGCCGCGTCATACAGGATGATCTGCGTCATCACCCGCTCGCGCGCCAGCCAGGCCAGGAAATCGGCCAGCTCGGCTTCGGCAATGTCCGGCACGGCGATCTCGCGCAGCCCGATGGAAACCGCCTCGGGCCGCAGCTCGCGCACCATGGCGATCTGCTCGGCCGCGCGGTAGATGCCGGCAGCTTCGCTGGTCACCTGGACCAGCAAGGCGTCGCCCACTTCCTTCTTCACCACGGCGAGCGCTTCGCGATAAATCTGCGGATCCAGCGAATGGCGGCCGTCGGGCTGGCGCACGTGCATGTGCATCATGGCCGCGCCGGCTTCCAGGCAAGCCCGCGCGTCGGCCGCCAGTGCCGCCGCGGTCAGCGGCACGGCCTGGTGGTCCTTGGCGGTCTTGTAGGCGCCGTTGGGCGCGACGGTAATGATCAGCGGCGAATCCGCCAGCAAGGTGTGTTCACTCATAGTGCGCTCTGCTCGACCTAATGGACCTAATGGATCTATTCGATCTATTCGATTTAATGAATCTTGAGAATCTGGTGAGGTTCAGGGTTCGATCTTGGGCAGTTCCGGCGCGATCAGGTCCAGCCCCGCGCGCAGCAGCCGATCATAGCGCTCGCGTTCCACGGCGATGGTCTGCGGCGTCCACCGATAGAAGCCTTCGCCGCTCTTCATGCCGTGGCGGCCGTCCGACGCGCGCTCGGTCAGGCACCGGGCCGGCTCCGCCGCGTTGTTGAACGTGGGGTACATGGTAGCCCCGGCCGCCGCGTGCACGTCGATGCCAGCGTGGTCGCGCTGCATGACCGGCCCGGCGGCCAGGAAACGAAAGCCGAAGCCAAAGCGCACCGCCGCATCCACGTCCTCTGGCGAGGCGATGCCGCGGTCGATCAGGTCGAAGGCTTCGCGCGACAGTGCGTGCTGCAGGCGGTTGGCAAGGAAACCCGGCAGGTCCTTCTTCACCTTGACCGGCACCATGCCGCAACGGCGCATGAAAGCGATCAAGGCGTCGGCGCCGGCCTCGGCGCTGCCCTCGCCCAGCACCACCTCCACCAGCGGCACCAGGTGCGCGGGCATGAAGAAATGCAGGCCGAGCATGCGCTCGCGGGTGGACAGGCCCGCACCGATGGCGCTGATCGGGAAACTCGAGCTATTGCTGGCAAGGATGGCATCCGGGCGCGCACGCTGGGCCAGGTCGGCGAACAGCGCGCGCTTGATGTCGAGCCGCTCGGGGATGCACTCGATCACCAGGTCGACCGTGCTCCAGTCCACCGCGTCGAGCCCGGCGGCTACCGTCAAACCCGCCAGGCCAACCTCGGCCGCCGGGCCGATCGCGGCGAGATTGGCGGCGACCCGTGCGGCGACCGCCTCCGCGCGCTGCGTATCCGGCTCCACCACGGTGGTGCGGCAGTGCGCGCGGGTAAGCACCACGGCCACGTCGGCGCCCATGGTGCCGCCACCTACCACCACGGCGTGCGCGGTGCCGGGAGCGGCTAGCGAAAAGTGGGCGGCGTCGGGCATGGCGTTCCTTTGAACTGTCTGGTGCTGTCGTCGGGCGGCTGAACCCATGTTGGCCAGGAAAATATGGCGCAAACATCGCCTGCGCCGCGTCATGGCCCGGGTTCAGCGGGATTGGGCATGAGTGTAGACAAGCCGCTTTGATTGATGAATCAGATTTTCTGGATAAAATGATCGATAATCAAGATCAATCCGCCATCCATGCCGTGAAAATCAACCTGTCGATGCGCGATGTCGAGACCACCCTGGTGCTCGGCCGCACCCTGAACTTCCGTCAGGCAGCGGGGCAGTTGCACCTGTCTCAATCGGCGCTGTCCACCCAGATCCTGCGCATCGAGGAATCCCTCGGCGTGCGGCTGTTCGATCGCACCACCCGCACCGTGCGGCTGACCGCGGCAGGCGAAGTCTTCATGCAGCAGGCCGCGATCCTGCAGGCGGCCTTCCGGGACGCCATCGACGCAGTGAGCGGCATTGCCAGCGCCGAGCGCGGCCATGTTGCGGTGGCCGCCCTGCCATCGCTGGCCGCACGCCTGCTGCCGCGCGTGCTGATGGCCTACCGGCGGGAGCATCCCAAGGTTACGCTCAAGGTCTGCGACACGCTCTCCGGCCCGGCCTTCGACCTGGTGCGCGCGGGCGAGGTGGATTTCGCGCTGACCGCGGCCGACCCGCAGCAGGCGGACCTGCACTACGACCCCATGATGTCCGACCGCTTCGTGCTGCTGATTCCCAGCGAGCACCCGCTGGCCCACGGCAAGGGGCCGGTGCGCTGGGCCGATACGGTGGACGCCGGCCATGTTTCCATGACGCACCCCAGCAGCGTGCGCCAGTACGCCGAATGGGCCTTCCTGCAGAACCGTATCCGCTTCCAGCCGGTGTTCGAGGCCGAGCACCTGGCCACCATCGCGGCCATGGTCGAATGCGGCTTCGGCGTGGCGGCGCTGCCTGAGATTGCAGCCGGCACGGTGCGCCAGGCCGGTATTGTCGAGCGCTTGCTCACCGCGCCGGTGACGGAGCGCTCGATCGGACTGGTGACGGCACGCAACCGCAGCCTGTCGCCCGCGGCGGTGGCGCTGGTCGGCGTGCTGCGCGCCCACCTGGCCCAAGCCGGCGGCGGCGTGGCCGATCCGGCCTGAGCGGGCGGCCATCGGCATCGCTATCGGCGCGCGAATGAGGGCCGCCATGCATCGCGCAAGTTATCGCGCCAGGCGGCAGCGCCCGCGCGATCAGGGCGAATCCGCCTGGACGGCCGGTTCCGGCTGGTACCGGACCGTGTTGTTGCGTCCATTGCGCTTGGCCTGATAGAGCGCGATATCCGACTTTTTCAGCACCTCGCCAACCTCCTCCGCCGACGAAGGAAAATGCGCGACGCCAAGCGAAACCGTCACGACCCCACCAGTGGGGTTGGGCGTCTTTTCCACGGCCTCGCGCAAGCGCTCCGCGATCAGGAACGCATTGTCCGCGGTCGTGCCGGGCAGCAAGATGACGAACTCCTCCCCGCCGTTGCGGCAGGTCATGTCGCCGCCCCGGGAGCCGGCCCGCATCAGGCTAGCAATGTGCGTCAGCACCTCGTCACCGACATCGTGCCCGTAGCGGTCATTGATCGACTTGAAGTGGTCCACGTCGAGCGTGATGACGGCAAAGGACTGCCCGCCAAGCTCGTACAGGCTGAGCGCATTGTCCAGCCCGCGGCGATTGCGCAGCCCCGTCAGTGCGTCGGTGATGGATTCATGATTGAGCCGGTCCAGCTTGCTGCTGGTCAGGCTCATGCCCCGCAGCAGCGCTTTTTTGAGACGATCGGCTTCGACATACCTGGCCTGGATCCGCTCGATCCGCGCCATCCCGTCGGGCGTGGTCCCCATCCGGGCATCATCGGCCAACTGCCCCAACGGCCGCGAGATCCAGCGGGAAAACCACAAGATAAAGACCAGCGACAGGAGCAGGATGGGAATGCTGTTGCCGAATGTCACCAGCACCAGGTCATTCAGATCGGCTAGCGTGGCTTGCGTGGATCTTTGCGCCACGATGCCCCACCCGGTGGACGCGACCGGCGCATAGCCTGCAAGCATCTCGACACCGTACTGGTTCAGTATCTGCTGCGCGCCCGCTGCGCCGCTGGTTACCGCCAGCACGACCGAATTCTTGAAGATCGACTTGCCAACATGGGTGTCGTCCGGGTGAAAAATCACGGTGCCTTTACGGTCCACCACATAGACATAAGAGCTATCCCGATAATAATGGTTATCGAGAATTTCATGCAGCAGGTTCTTGGCATTCAGGTAAATCGTGCCCCCGACATAACCAAGCAGCCGCCCCTCCGCATTAATAATGGGATGGGAAATAAAGATAATCAGCCGCCCGCTGGCGCTTGTAAAGGGCTCGCTGATCGCCGGGGTGCGGGTGCTCAGGAGCGTGTGCCCCCAATCGGTCTTCACGCTCTGTCCGCTCCGGCGCAAGGCCGCTGGCGACACGGATAGCACCATGCCGTCCTGGCGGACGATGGCCACCGAATTCAGGCTCCTGGTCTGCAAGCGCAAGCGCTCGGCCTCCTCGTCCACACGGGCCGGATTATCCATGGCCGCAGCTAGCAAACCGGCACTGTACGCCAACTGCTGCATGGTGCTTTCAAGATGGGCTCCCGTGGACTGCGCCAGCTTGGCCGCATAGACACGGTTGGCTTCCAGCGTATTGCGGATCAGCAGGTCACGCTGCACGCGGTAACTGGAGTAGAGCGCATTGGCCATGGTCAGCAGGACCGATCCCAGGGCCAGGAGCAGGATCAGACCACCTAACCCTATTTTGGGCGAGCGCTCCGGAAGCGGCTTACACGGTTGCGCTGACATCTCTTTTGCAGGCCGACAATCGTCTGAACTTCAGAAGGGGCCGATTTTAGCACGGTCCGCTGGCTAATATTCCTGCCACAACACGCAAATGCCAGCCCGCACGGTTAAAGATTGAGAAAGGGATTTCAAGTTTCCCCTCGACTGGCGTATTGATTTCCTCCGATATTTCCATTAACCGTATCCGAGAGACAAATAATGGAATGTACTAGGCAGGCCCTCCGGCACGCTCCCGTTCCGCCGCGAGGTAAGCATCGCGCGAGGGCAGCAGATGGCTACGGCATAGCGCGACAAGATCCTCGCGCCGGCCCTCGCGCAAGGCCTCGATCATGGCCCAGTGTTCCTGCCTGGCACGCTCGCGATAGCCCGCCGCAGCCAGCGACCCAAAGCGGATCGGATGCGCTCGGCGCGCGTATTCCTCGATGGCCTGCCGCAGCACCGCATTGTCGACCAGGGCGAACAACTCCCGGTGAAAGCGCTGGTTGATGCGGAACACCGCACGCGCATCGCCTGCGGCCACCGCAACGTCATGCTCCTGCTGCACGGCCACCAGCGCCTGCAAGCGCGCCGCAGGCACCGGCAGCGCGATCAGGCTGGCGGCATGCGTTTCCAGCACTTCGCGCAGTGCGTACAGCTCCATGACTTCGCGTGCAGGAAAGGCGCGCACCACCGCGCCAACGTTGCGCTTGCGCTCGACCACGCCCATGCCTTCAAGCGTGACGAGCAGCTGGCGCACCACATGGCGCTTCAGGTTGAAGCGCGCCATCAGGTCGTCTTCGACCAGCCGCTCGCGCGGACTCAGCAAGCCAAAGACGATGTCTTCCTCAAGGATCGCGGCGGCGGCCAGCATGGCTTGGGCGCTGCCGGCAGTATCGTCCTGAATGCTACGCGCCGCTTGCGCGCGCGTGCCTGCACGGGTTGGCCGATCCATGACTGGGCGCTCAGGACTTGCGCGGCACGGTTTCGCTGGTCCGCGCGGCACGCAGGAAATCGAAGTCCACGCCCTGGTCGGCCTGCGTCACCGTGGCCAGGAACAACTTGCGATAGCCGCGCTCGGCGGCAGGCCGCACCACTTCGTGCTCGGCCGCGCGGCGGGCCAGCTCCGCGTCGTCGATCAGCAGGGAGATTTCGCGCCGCGCCACCGACAGGCGGATGCGGTCGCCGTTGCGCACGTGCGCCAGCGGGCCGCCGATGGCGGCTTCCGGCGTCACGTGCAGCACGATGGTGCCGGCCGCGGTCCCGCTCATCCGCCCATCCGAGATGCGCACCATGTCCTTCACGCCAGCGCGCGCCAGCTTCCTGGGAATCGGCATGTAGCCGGCCTCGGGCATGCCGGGCGCGCCGGTCGGCCCGATGCGCTTGAGCACCAGGATATCGTCGGCTTTCACGTCCAGCGCGTCGTCGTCGATGCGCAGCGCCATGTCCTCGGCATCTTCGAACACCACGGCGCGTCCTTCATGCTCCATCAGCACAGGATCGGCGGCGGATTGCTTGATGATGGCGCCGCCCGGAGCCAGGTTGCCGCGCAGCACGGCCAGACCGCCAACCGGATAGATCGGCGCGTCGAACGGGCGAATCACCTCCTGCGCGAACGGCGCGGGCGCGGCGTCGAGCTCCTCGCCCAGCGTGCGGCCTGAGACCGTCAGCGTGTCCAGGTGCAGCAGCGGGCGCAGCTCGCGCAGCAGCGCGGGCATGCCGCCAGCCGCGTGGAAGTCTTCCATGTAATGCTGGCCGGAGGGCTTCAGGTCCACCAGCACGGGGGTCTCCCGGCTCATGCGGTCCAGCCCGGCCAGGTCGATGCCGATGCCCAGGCGCCCGGCGATGGCGGTCAGGTGCACGATGCCGTTGGTGGAGCCGCCGATGGCCAGCAGCACGCGGATGGCGTTCTCGATCGCGCGGCCGGTGAGGATGCGCTCCGGCGTCAGGCCGGAGCGGGCCATGGCCACGGCAGTGGTGCCGGTGCGCTCGGCCACCCGCACGCGGTCGGCGGTGACCGCCGGCGCCGATGCACCGCCGGCCACCATCATGCCGAGCGCTTCGGTCAGGCAGGCCATGGTGCTGGCCGTGCCCATCACCGAGCAGGTGCCCACGCTGGCAACCAGTTGGTTGTTCACGTCGGCAATCTCGGGCGCATCGATCTCTTCGGCGCGGTAGCGGCCCCAGTAGCGGCGGCAATCGGTGCAGGCGCCCACGCGCTCGCCGCGATGCGAGCCGGTGAGCATGGAGCCGGTGACCAGCTGGATCGCCGGCACGCCGGCCGAGGCCGCGCCCATCAACTGCGCGGGCACGGTCTTGTCGCAGCCTCC
Proteins encoded:
- a CDS encoding CDP-alcohol phosphatidyltransferase family protein is translated as MTLYQIKPKFQALLRPLVKRLAARGVTANQVTLAAAGGSLVVGALVAALAWLPGVFLLMPLWLFARMALNAIDGMLAREHGQQSVLGAYLNELGDIVSDIALILPFALVAPFGAGEIMVFALLAVIVECAGLIGPLAGASRRYDGPLGKSDRALVLGALGLWAGLGLSLAHAAHWLWVMLSLLSLLTIANRVRRGVAEGEQARQARAQAAPHTKSSSQPVE
- a CDS encoding 3-keto-5-aminohexanoate cleavage protein, with product MSEHTLLADSPLIITVAPNGAYKTAKDHQAVPLTAAALAADARACLEAGAAMMHMHVRQPDGRHSLDPQIYREALAVVKKEVGDALLVQVTSEAAGIYRAAEQIAMVRELRPEAVSIGLREIAVPDIAEAELADFLAWLARERVMTQIILYDAADVARWQALRARGLVPPGAWSVLFVLGRYSAGQVSSPRDLLPFLQVYDGALPWSICAFGREENACVTTAAAFGGHVRVGFENNLKLRDGSTAPGNAALVGQAAEGARTLGRPLASANEARQIYSEIR
- a CDS encoding 3-hydroxyacyl-CoA dehydrogenase family protein encodes the protein MPDAAHFSLAAPGTAHAVVVGGGTMGADVAVVLTRAHCRTTVVEPDTQRAEAVAARVAANLAAIGPAAEVGLAGLTVAAGLDAVDWSTVDLVIECIPERLDIKRALFADLAQRARPDAILASNSSSFPISAIGAGLSTRERMLGLHFFMPAHLVPLVEVVLGEGSAEAGADALIAFMRRCGMVPVKVKKDLPGFLANRLQHALSREAFDLIDRGIASPEDVDAAVRFGFGFRFLAAGPVMQRDHAGIDVHAAAGATMYPTFNNAAEPARCLTERASDGRHGMKSGEGFYRWTPQTIAVERERYDRLLRAGLDLIAPELPKIEP
- a CDS encoding LysR family transcriptional regulator, whose protein sequence is MKINLSMRDVETTLVLGRTLNFRQAAGQLHLSQSALSTQILRIEESLGVRLFDRTTRTVRLTAAGEVFMQQAAILQAAFRDAIDAVSGIASAERGHVAVAALPSLAARLLPRVLMAYRREHPKVTLKVCDTLSGPAFDLVRAGEVDFALTAADPQQADLHYDPMMSDRFVLLIPSEHPLAHGKGPVRWADTVDAGHVSMTHPSSVRQYAEWAFLQNRIRFQPVFEAEHLATIAAMVECGFGVAALPEIAAGTVRQAGIVERLLTAPVTERSIGLVTARNRSLSPAAVALVGVLRAHLAQAGGGVADPA
- a CDS encoding sensor domain-containing diguanylate cyclase, which encodes MGLGGLILLLALGSVLLTMANALYSSYRVQRDLLIRNTLEANRVYAAKLAQSTGAHLESTMQQLAYSAGLLAAAMDNPARVDEEAERLRLQTRSLNSVAIVRQDGMVLSVSPAALRRSGQSVKTDWGHTLLSTRTPAISEPFTSASGRLIIFISHPIINAEGRLLGYVGGTIYLNAKNLLHEILDNHYYRDSSYVYVVDRKGTVIFHPDDTHVGKSIFKNSVVLAVTSGAAGAQQILNQYGVEMLAGYAPVASTGWGIVAQRSTQATLADLNDLVLVTFGNSIPILLLSLVFILWFSRWISRPLGQLADDARMGTTPDGMARIERIQARYVEADRLKKALLRGMSLTSSKLDRLNHESITDALTGLRNRRGLDNALSLYELGGQSFAVITLDVDHFKSINDRYGHDVGDEVLTHIASLMRAGSRGGDMTCRNGGEEFVILLPGTTADNAFLIAERLREAVEKTPNPTGGVVTVSLGVAHFPSSAEEVGEVLKKSDIALYQAKRNGRNNTVRYQPEPAVQADSP
- a CDS encoding GntR family transcriptional regulator — protein: MLAAAAILEEDIVFGLLSPRERLVEDDLMARFNLKRHVVRQLLVTLEGMGVVERKRNVGAVVRAFPAREVMELYALREVLETHAASLIALPVPAARLQALVAVQQEHDVAVAAGDARAVFRINQRFHRELFALVDNAVLRQAIEEYARRAHPIRFGSLAAAGYRERARQEHWAMIEALREGRREDLVALCRSHLLPSRDAYLAAERERAGGPA
- a CDS encoding IlvD/Edd family dehydratase, whose product is MAGSHDSPKDPSASAQAGQDPFEPAQDAENGLGKGLTNYGDKGFSLFLRKAFIKGAGYTDDALSRPVIGIVNTNSSYNPCHGNAPQLVEAVKRGVMLAGGLPVDFPTISVHESFSAPTSMYLRNLMSMDTEEMIRAQPMDAVVLIGGCDKTVPAQLMGAASAGVPAIQLVTGSMLTGSHRGERVGACTDCRRYWGRYRAEEIDAPEIADVNNQLVASVGTCSVMGTASTMACLTEALGMMVAGGASAPAVTADRVRVAERTGTTAVAMARSGLTPERILTGRAIENAIRVLLAIGGSTNGIVHLTAIAGRLGIGIDLAGLDRMSRETPVLVDLKPSGQHYMEDFHAAGGMPALLRELRPLLHLDTLTVSGRTLGEELDAAPAPFAQEVIRPFDAPIYPVGGLAVLRGNLAPGGAIIKQSAADPVLMEHEGRAVVFEDAEDMALRIDDDALDVKADDILVLKRIGPTGAPGMPEAGYMPIPRKLARAGVKDMVRISDGRMSGTAAGTIVLHVTPEAAIGGPLAHVRNGDRIRLSVARREISLLIDDAELARRAAEHEVVRPAAERGYRKLFLATVTQADQGVDFDFLRAARTSETVPRKS